A window of Diabrotica virgifera virgifera chromosome 9, PGI_DIABVI_V3a contains these coding sequences:
- the LOC126891881 gene encoding zinc finger protein 235-like isoform X3 codes for MEIMEKLIQDSSYEANETSRHTEEKTLNKNTEVVTEKTPYKYEICFKQLFQKYHLTDHLRIHTGLKPYKCEICFKQFSEAYHLKRHLRLHTGEKPHKCETCFKQFRESNDLKKHVRVHTGEKPHKCEICLRPFREAYILKAHLKVHTGEEPHKCEICFKQFSQAGNLKRHLRVHTGVKPHKCEICFKQFSQAGHFKRHVKTHTEEKPYKCAICFKRFSDSSNLKGHLRIHTEEKPYKCEICFNQFTNSSNLKRHSKVHTGEKPYKCEICFKQFIQANDLKKHLRIHTGEKPYKCEICVKAFTRAGTLKKHLRVHTGEKILQL; via the coding sequence ATGGAAATCATGGAGAAACTCATCCAAGATTCATCTTACGAAGCAAATGAAACGAGTCGCCACACTGAAGAGAAAACACTAAATAAAAACACAGAAGTTGTGACTGAAAAAACACCTTATAAATacgagatttgttttaagcagctttttcaaaaatatcattTGACAGATCATTTAAGAATTCACACTGGAttaaaaccgtacaagtgtgaaatttgttttaagcaatttagtgaagcataccatttgaaaagacatttgagattACACACCGgcgaaaaacctcataagtgcgAGACTTGCTTTAAGCAATTTCGTGAATCAAATGATTTGAAAAAACATGTGAGGGTGCACACCGgggaaaaacctcataagtgcgAGATTTGTCTTAGGCCATTTCGTGAAGCATATATTTTGAAAGCacatttgaaagtgcacactggagaagaacctcataagtgtgaaatttgttttaagcaatttagtcaagcaggtaatttgaaaagacatttgagagtgcacactggagtaAAACCTCATAAatgcgagatttgttttaagcaatttagtcaagcaggtcATTTCAAACGGCATGTGAAAACACACACTgaagaaaaaccttacaagtgcgcGATTTGTTTTAAGCGATTTAGTGACTCAAGTAATTTGAAAGGACATTTAAGAATCCACACTgaagaaaaaccttataagtgtgaaatttgttttaatcaATTTACTAACTCAagtaatttgaaaagacattcTAAGGtgcatactggggaaaaaccatacaagtgcgagatttgttttaagcaatttattcaagctaatgatttgaaaaaacatttaagaatacacactggagaaaaaccatacaagtgtgagatttgtgtTAAGGCATTTACTCGAGCAGgtactttgaaaaaacatttgagggtgcacactggggaaaaaatCTTACAattgtga